A part of Dasypus novemcinctus isolate mDasNov1 chromosome 7, mDasNov1.1.hap2, whole genome shotgun sequence genomic DNA contains:
- the TYW5 gene encoding tRNA wybutosine-synthesizing protein 5: protein MAGQRFLVPRLDGVSREHFIQHLYPQRKPLVLEGIDLGTCTSKWTVDYLSQVGGKKEVKVHVAAVAQMDFISKNFVYRTLPFDKFVQRAAEEKHKEFFISEDEKYYLRSLGEDPRKDVADIRKQFPLLEGDIKFPEFFKEEQFFSSVFRISSPGLQLWTHYDVMDNFLIQVTGKKRVVLFSPRDAEYLYLSGTKSEVLDIDNPDFTKYPLFFKARRYECFLEAGEVLFIPALWFHNVISEEFGVGVNVFWKHLPSECYDKTDTYGNKDPTAASRAAQILDRALKTLAELPEEYRDFYARRMVLHIQDKAYSKNFE from the exons ATGGCCGGGCAGCGCTTCCTCGTACCCCGGCTGGACGGCGTTTCGCGGGAGCACTTTATACAGCACCTTTACCCGCAG AGAAAACCTCTTGTATTGGAAGGAATTGATTTGGGGACATGTACAAGCAAATGGACAGTGGATTACCTAAGCCAAGTTGGggggaagaaagaagtaaaggttCATGTTGCTGCAGTTGCACAGATGGACTTCATTAGTAAGAACTTTGTATATAG AACTTTACCTTTTGACAAATTTGTCCAGAGGGCAGCTGAAGAAAAGCATAAAGAATTCTTTATTTCAGAG GATGAGAAGTACTACTTACGGTCACTTGGAGAAGATCCTAGAAAG GATGTGGCAGATATTAGAAAACAGTTTCCATTATTGGAAGGCGATATTAAGTTTCCAGAATTCTTCAAAGAAGAACAgttcttttccagtgtttttcgAATTAGCTCACCAGGATTACAGCTTTGGACCCACTATGAT GTTATGGATAACTTCTTAATACAAGTGACAGGAAAAAAGCGTGTTGTACTATTCAGTCCTCGAGATGCTGAGTATTTATATTTATCAG gTACTAAATCCGAAGTGCTAGATATAGATAATCCAGACTTCACTAAATATCCACTCTTTTTCAAGGCTAGAAGGTATGAATGCTTCCTTGAAGCTGGAGAAGTGTTATTCATTCCTG CTTTATGGTTCCATAATGTAATTTCTGAAGAGTTTGGAGTGGGAGTGAATGTCTTTTGGAAGCACCTTCCTTCCGAATGCTATGATAAGACAGATACTTATGGAAACAAAGATCCTACAGCAGCATCAAGAGCTGCACAAATTTTGGACAGAGCCCTGAAAACACTGGCTGAATTACCAGAGGAATACAGGGACTTCTATGCACGGCGAATGGTCTTACACATTCAAGACAAAGCCTACAGCAAGAACTTTGAATAA